From Deinococcus budaensis, a single genomic window includes:
- the mnhG gene encoding monovalent cation/H(+) antiporter subunit G has translation MDDFQALRDLPILVGAFFVLTAAVGVVRFPDLYARLHASSKLVTLGSAGIFLGVAFAMNDAAAFTRLAAVLLFQFLTTPLAAYLIAQAAYLRGLPPILGDGGPGRGTDDWGALGQADRVAQADRDAQQAMTAEGE, from the coding sequence GTGGATGACTTTCAGGCCCTGCGCGACCTGCCGATTCTGGTCGGGGCTTTTTTCGTTCTCACGGCGGCGGTCGGGGTGGTGCGCTTTCCCGACCTGTACGCGCGGCTGCACGCCAGCAGCAAGCTGGTCACGCTGGGGTCGGCGGGCATCTTTCTGGGGGTGGCCTTTGCGATGAACGACGCGGCGGCCTTTACCCGGCTGGCCGCCGTGCTGCTCTTTCAGTTCCTGACCACGCCGCTGGCCGCCTACCTGATCGCGCAGGCCGCCTACCTGCGCGGGCTGCCGCCGATTCTGGGCGACGGCGGCCCGGGACGCGGCACCGACGACTGGGGGGCGCTCGGGCAGGCCGACCGGGTGGCGCAGGCCGACCGCGACGCCCAGCAGGCGATGACGGCGGAGGGGGAATAA
- a CDS encoding monovalent cation/H+ antiporter complex subunit F → MIINLALGIVTLSVLLVTYRVLRGPSWGDRIMAFDFLSVNLVVLFALIAVRTGYIVMLDAALVLSLLGFLSTVALTRYLLLGRVMK, encoded by the coding sequence GTGATCATCAACCTCGCCCTGGGCATCGTGACCCTGTCGGTGCTGCTCGTCACCTACCGCGTGCTGCGCGGGCCGTCGTGGGGCGACCGCATCATGGCCTTTGACTTTCTGAGCGTGAACTTGGTCGTGCTGTTCGCCTTAATTGCCGTGCGGACCGGTTACATCGTGATGCTCGACGCCGCGCTGGTCCTGAGCCTGCTGGGGTTTCTCTCCACCGTGGCCCTGACCCGTTACCTGCTGCTGGGCCGGGTGATGAAGTGA